Proteins encoded together in one Zonotrichia leucophrys gambelii isolate GWCS_2022_RI chromosome 1, RI_Zleu_2.0, whole genome shotgun sequence window:
- the POLR1D gene encoding protein POLR1D isoform X2 — protein MGAMGWLKCPLAGTNKRFLINTIKNTLPSQKEQDQEREQKEDDKESEPNKSRKEEKPKKRRIHPYTPSFQSRRRISYSPPRHQSRNQHTKDKHEKRSSKR, from the exons ATGGGAGCTATGGGTTG GTTGAAATGTCCTCTTGCTGGTACAAACAAAAGATTTCTTATTAATACCATCAAAAACACGTTGCCATCTCAAAAAGAACAAGACCAAGAGCGTGAGCAAAAGGAAGATGATAAGGAGTCTGAGCCaaacaaaagcaggaaagaagaaaaaccaaagaaacGCAGAATTCACCCGTACACACCCAGCTTTCAATCCAGAAGGAGGATCAGCTACTCTCCTCCAAGGCACCAAAGCAGGAACCAGCACACCAAGGATAAACATGAAAAGCGATCAAGCAAGCGatga
- the POLR1D gene encoding protein POLR1D isoform X1, with protein sequence MEEDPELERKAVEELLKEAKRGRTRAETMGAMGWLKCPLAGTNKRFLINTIKNTLPSQKEQDQEREQKEDDKESEPNKSRKEEKPKKRRIHPYTPSFQSRRRISYSPPRHQSRNQHTKDKHEKRSSKR encoded by the exons ATGGAGGAGGACCCGGAGCTGGAGAG GAAGGCTGTGGAAGAGTTACTTAAAGAGGCAAAACGTGGGAGAACCAGAGCTGAAACAATGGGAGCTATGGGTTG GTTGAAATGTCCTCTTGCTGGTACAAACAAAAGATTTCTTATTAATACCATCAAAAACACGTTGCCATCTCAAAAAGAACAAGACCAAGAGCGTGAGCAAAAGGAAGATGATAAGGAGTCTGAGCCaaacaaaagcaggaaagaagaaaaaccaaagaaacGCAGAATTCACCCGTACACACCCAGCTTTCAATCCAGAAGGAGGATCAGCTACTCTCCTCCAAGGCACCAAAGCAGGAACCAGCACACCAAGGATAAACATGAAAAGCGATCAAGCAAGCGatga